The Artemia franciscana chromosome 2, ASM3288406v1, whole genome shotgun sequence genome segment AGTGTGGAAGAATGCAAAAGGGAGGAAACTTCCGGGTTCTTGAGTGTTTACTTCTTGAAACTGGACAAACCAAACGCAACAActgcaaaaattataaatgctGGAGAGCATTTTGCCATTGGCTTTGAAGAATGAGGAAATAGTAGCAGTTTCCAAAGCAGAATCTGGTTCTTATATCTATCACTCTAGACCCTTAGAAACTTCGCTCGTCAATCCGTATTTATATAATAATGAGCGGCTTTCCTAATGTATTATCTGATCTTTATTCTATTATGTCTATTTGCTAGTATtagatttcaaatttatattatcGGCAGTGAAATAGTGCtccctaagtaaagagtgataagGTACTATCGTTTTTTCACTAATCAGCCTCATAaggaaggagttgtcgtagaaaacTAGGGTGGGGActcattcagttgaaaattaaaTGTTGTGGGGCACTttgaagaatcaaaagtgattggagggcaatcagccccctcccacggtatATTTAGCTACCCCATTCCCAAAtgactgatcaaaattttatgacaggtattttttttcaaaatactcaaGTGATCCAATAACTATAGCCCCTGGAATAAAATGACTCCCCATAGCTCCtgggtaagggctgtaagttatgcaagtgaCCCATTGCTttcatacaagttttattactGGGAAAAGGGGAGTATTTTGATCCTGGACCTCCAAAAAGGCTAAGCATATTAAGGTTAAACTTTCGAAAAATATTGAAGGAGATGTTGAGTTacatcaaaacacactatgcgcATTCAAGTTGCCAAAGAGGAGTATCAGCAACATTTCATGAAGAGCTATCCCTATCACGTGTCCACAACATCTTAGGAAGAACTTGGAGTTTTCAGTTGAACCTTTCAGgtaatgttgagagggatgtgtaactaaataaatcaaaactatgcatatccaggttatcaaaagagcgCATCTGCAAAATCAAGGGAATGGGTAAGGGTATTAAAAAGTAACTTCCAGAGCATATTTGGAGGGAGGTagtgaactaaattaaaaaacactatAAGCACCAGAAGTTTTGAAACGGAGTATCCACAATAACGTAAAAACAGGTAAAGGTATTTAGTGGAACCTTTCAAGGTATGTTCAACTCATTCAAAGAACAATATATGCAtcaaggttttcaaaagggcagaGTTGCAATATCTCATATCTCTTTGCCTAagatgagagagagagacttttattttgaaaacaacttTCACAGCGCGTGGCACCCAATTAGCGCTTTAAGTCAGGTACTACAGACACataaatttttcgaaaaaaaagaagagaagaacagacacagacacacagtcTCAGACAGAGACTTGTCAGATTAAAAAACCGATCATCAACTAAAAAGTTGAATCAAAATAACAAATTCACTGATTAATAGTGTttacaaatgcagaaataaataacTTCCTATATCTCTCGTTGATTGGTGGGAGAGATTGAGGGGGGGACTTTCTGGGAGTTGGGTCTTTGAAGTTGCGATGTTAAAGATTGAAAAGGCAGGgggaataaatcttaaaaacggGGTTTGTCATACCTTTATTACCAAACCGGGTGCACAGGAGGATTCTTCTCTCTGATAGGGTAGTGAGCTAGAAATGCTTAAGAAAAAAGTGATATGGGAGTTTACTTTGACCATAGATAATTTTTAGTGCTCGCTTCTGTACTGACTCTATTGAATAAGATTGGGAAGTAGTTAAGCCAAAATGCCAAACCGGACAAGAATATTCAAGACAAGGGCAGACGAAGCTTGTATAAATTCTTAAATGGTGGTTTGCGGGGcaagaaaacttgaaaaaaaatacaagcgtAGAAAGTGCCAAATTAGCTTGCTTTGTGCTGTTAGTAACGTGGACCACCCAGCTTAGATCGCTCGAGATAGTGATACCAAGGAGTTTGCACTGCTGGACGGACATCTCCGGGGGGGTTTGGTTGCTTGAACAAAGGTATACTCTTCAAGAAACTGATAGTTATGATATTTGACTTTTTGGCATTCACAGTCATGTAGGCCTTTGCAGCGTCACTGGAAATATCTTCCATGATTtccatactactactactaataataataactcactgcagcaccaagcaacctgaggccaacaaagctacgcacgctcctcctccagcctaatctattcaaggcctccctaaTTACACCCACCcaagaagttctcatttcctttaaatctttatttatgacattatCCCAAACCAGACgagaacgacctgcttttcgtgtagccccagacggttggggaaaaaggacaatcttcggcaatctgtcatccttcaatCCTGTCATCCTGTCATCCGcactagaaagcgggattgaaccacattttccgtacagcctactgtttggaatacggtcagtcaaccgggtacccagaacaatccgtaggcaatttccctggaaaacTTCTAGTAAATTTGTGTCTGCTTTTTGGAGTACCCATGGTTCAGAGCCATATATGACCACTGTCGtaactgtagcttccaatattctagtcttggtttgcagacttatcttcctattcttccaaacttttttttaactgtgatgaaacaccctgagccttagctattctacttttaacatcttcactgctcccatcgtctttactaataatactaccaaggtaagtgaagctgccaacctgatcaatcttttcgttacccaacgccacctattcatcttcacttattcctagctttagtgacttagtcttcttaacattaattttcaagcctattctagcatcctgaactcgcagaacttcaaaaaattcactcattttgctcacactttcatctaatatgcttaaatcatcagcacaaCCTAAGCCCAGGagtgtttttcctccccatttgattccatggtctccaattgcctttcctgtgctccttaagacgaagtccatcaaaatgatccatataaagggggatagaacacaaccctgcttaattcctgatttaatacaaaaccagttgctaaccttatttcctaccttaaccgcagcagtattattcttgtacatgGCAAAAATCActctaatgtatttttttttggtataccatataaggataagacctctGCTAACGCTCCTCTATCAACAGAAtagaaagcttgctcataatcgataaagcTGAGGACCAAAAGTGCTTGACAACGAGGGGACTTCTCAATtcttaacctaagagtgaaaacttggttaacacatcctctaccttttctaaaaccgcactgttcttcccttaaaactttgtgtacagcatctctcagtctaaaaagcatCAAATTACAAAGTAAGTTGCTACCtatagagaccagactaatgcctcggtAATTACGACACTCGCTCTTGTCATCTTTCTTATACACTGGTTTAactaaggttttcctaaaatcattaggtacttcccctctttcaaaaatcatattcataatcttcagtagcttatttctaatcTCAGACccgccatatttaagaaactcattaatcacactatcagcacctggatccttatcattttttaatccttttagcacTGTTTCCATGGCtgagtttttcaaatttttccggcACTTTTCCAGTAACGACACGTCGACAAATTTCCAGTGGTCAGGATGTTCAGTAGCAAGTCCATTTGTTATAATCAGGAACAGGAGCAGGCCAAGGAGGGTACCCTGGGGCACACCACAGTAAACTGGAAGGAGATCTGAATagacatttttatactttacacATTGAGTTCTACTGGAAAGGAACGATGCTATTATTCTAACAAGGTTAgtgttaaaatgaaattcatttACGAGTTTGTCAACTAAAACATTGTAGTTAATCAGatcaaaagctttttggagGTCTATTAGAAGTAGATTTAGCTAAACATCCAGGTTTTCCCAATTTTTATATACTGTATTCAGTAAGCATACAAGATAATGAATAGTAGAAAGGCCACGTTGATTTCCAAATTGCTTCAGGTCaataatttcttcaatttttgatttgaGCCAATCAGTCAGAAagctttcatttaattttaagaaaactgaGGTGAGCGCAATTTGTCGAGCCCCATTGAAACCCTCCTCAGCGCCCTTCTACTGAATGGGCGTCATGAATACTTGCTTCCAGGTGTCAAGTAAGTATCCACTTTCTGTGACCATGCAGAAAATATCTGCCAGTGGTAAGGACAGCTTGTCAACGAAGGCTTTGACAAGTGCAATCGGAATATCTGATGGGCATGTACTTGTCCTTTTTAGGTTGTTTATCTTCCTCTCGATATCTTTTGGTGATATATGAGGAAGGTCTTCATCCTGATTATGGGGAATAGACTCTAGAGTATCTGCGAAAAGTGGAGGTAATGCCCGGACAACCTTAGGGAGGTGTTTGTTGAGACCATTAGTAGTTTTAAAACTAGGCTCGTTAAGCTGGAAATCAATATTACTAATTTGCTTctcagaaagttttttaactagatCATACATTTCTTGGgggtataattaaaaatatacttcatagtatttttttatagtacGTGGCAGCtgcttttcgatttttttttttcattttacgcATATGGTTGGCTTCATGTTTTTTACCATTAAGGAGTAAacgaaatttttctttgatcttGTCTTAGAGATTCATTAACGCAGGATTTATCATTTCaacacttttttagttttcttttcgaGAAAagattttccatatttatcaGATAGCTTCCTTTGAAAGATTTGAACTTTAGAATTGACATCAGGAGTAACTAGGACCTCAGACCAGCGCTCTTCAGAAATCCAGGAACCGAAACTAAGAATACCTTCATCGGTTAGTGGGCGATGCAGTTGTTCAGTGACTTTGTATTCGACCTTGGTTTGATCCAGTGGTTGCATTCTAAGAATATAATGGTAGCTCCCTCCTAAAGATGGTAAGGCTTCTGGTTGACTGTAAAACTTATATAAGTTCGTACAGATGATATCTAAAGAGGAGCTTCCTTTGGTTGTGGGTATATTTATCACTTGCTTTAGGTGTAGACCCTTGCATAGGTATTCGAGTTTCAGTTCATTGGCATCACCGAGGAGTAAAACTCCAGTGCTTGGGAATCTTGAGAGAGCAAAATCAGCACTGGCTTAAGTTTTTCAACGAACTTTCGACGAATCTCGCATGCTGACCTGGAGTGTAATCAAAATTACATACTAGAATATTAGGCAGtggacgagggagtactttcagtttaatactTATCAACATGCTTTCACCATAATCATCAATGCGGGAGATTATGATCAGTTTTGGATTAAGTTCCTCACGGCACAGCAAAAGAGGTCCTCCACCACACTTACCAGGCGGGTGATCGGCTTGTCTcagtttcaaaaaaattttgtagcCCGATGCTTTCAGGGAGTCAGAGTGTTGTGCCTGGACTTCAGTTACGGCAACAAGGTGGGAATTTGTGAGATTCGCCGTAATAGCCAGTTCTGTCATTTTCTCGAAGTTGAGACTCTCAGCATTACAGAGcaagaaatttggaaaatagtAATCTTGAACCAAACGAAAAAGAAACTGCTTTATTTTCGGGGCTCTAGGGGAATAATTGGAGGATGTCTGAAGAGTGAATGGAAGAGACTGTGGTGTCACAAATGAGGATAATACGGAAGGAAGTTTTAGGGTGGAGTGGGGTCCAAAGGGCTGCCTAGATCATTATTCGGGGAACTAGAAAGGGAAAGGTCCCTGCCGAAATCATACAACCTATCCTGCGCATTCGAGGGGAAAGTCAGTGAGAATCTCGAAAGAGGCCGGTTCTTCGGTAGGGGACAGAGCTGCAAGATATTGCAGCTCTGCCGTTTTTACAACATTTATGGATTTAATGTCCTTTGACTAGATTCAACATGGCCTGAAAGTTTCCTCTCAATACTCTTAGCTGTGTCCGGCATATTGTAGACGCTCAGTTTTGAAAATatggatgcatatagtgtcgTTTGATTTAGTTTACTCCCGTCCCTCCCCTAATACGCACCAAAAGTTGCATTTACTACCTTTAACCATTCCTTAGACATTGCAAATGCTCCCTTTTAACAAACtgtatatatatagtttatttttatgtggttcaaaatccaccacattataccctgaaagtttaaactcaaTACCCTAAGCTGTTCCTAAGACATTCTGGTTACACTTTTTTGACATCCTAGATGAACATTGTCTATTTTACCTTAGTCttacatccccctcaacacgtcctgaaagtttaaaatcAATACTTAACCACTAATAAGATACTGCAGATGTGCCCTTGTGACAAACTGGATGCAAATAACGTCTTTCGGTTAGTTCAACATGCGCCTCAATatgtcctgaaaatttcaacataataccctcagccgttcctgagatatgcTGAGGGGGACAAAGTCTcaggtgtgtgtttatttacttttaaatccCTTCGACATGCCCTTAttagagtttcaacttaacacactTAGCCCTTCCCGACATATTGCAGCTATGGCCTTTCAGATAACTGGATACACGTGTTGTCTTTTggctagttcaacatcccctgaaaTTTTAGAATTGATATCCTCAGCCGTCCTGCACCTTCTGCGTATAGCTGATACGCCTTCTGAACAGCCTGAATGCACATTGTGTTTTTACAAAATTCTCAATATCCTCTGAAAGTttaaccttaatacccttagtcatTTTGGAAATCCCAATTACATGATGCTAAGATATTACGgatacacctttttgacaacctgtatgaaCATTATGTCTTTGGATTTACTTTTACATACCCCTCACtttgccctgaaagtttcaaattcatACACTTGGCCATTTCTAAGATATTTcagatacacctttttgacaacctctAGATACATATAATGTCTTTCTGTTAGTTCGACACGCGCCTTAACatgtcctgaaaatttcaagacaacACCCTCAGTCATTCCTGATATATGCTGAGGATGATGAGGTGTCTGTGATCTAGTTGTCTTGGTGTCTAGTGCCCTCTGATTTACTTTCAAATCCTTTCAGCAGACCCTTAAGATTTTCAActcaatacccttagccattcctgaAATAGTGCAGATATACCCTTTTGGCTAACTGGATGCAGTGTCTTTTCATTAGTTCGACACTCCCCTCGTCAGCCAGAATTTGTTCGTATCTGTGACCAGGATTATGATAGGAATAATATATTGAATACATTCGTAGCCCGTCTATCTTTTACACTTGAACTCACtaacaaatttctagcccagaATCATTTTAGAAGTTGATACTACGGGTTTCAGATTTTCAGCAAGTTCATTGCCAATATGTTTCCCATTACTGCTACTATCACTACtaacttactgcagcaccaagctttTAGAGGGTAacaaagctacgcacgctcctcctccatcccaatctattcaaaatttcCCTCTTTAGCTTCCCAAGTAGTTCCATTTTCCATTAAGTCCTTCCTTACTACTTCCTCACACCCCGTTCAAGGTAAGGGGATCTGATTTTCACTTGGCCTTTGATGGTAGGcggaaaaggaaaatatttggcaatatgtcatccttcatccgcagaacagtCATTTATTCATCTCAACCTTTAGTCATTTAGTCAGCGctagaaagcgggatagaaGCATATTTTTCTCCTCGGCTAAGAGTTCACCAAATCATAAGATTGTTTCATATTTTATCCAAACCAAGGATCAAGCTTTTGCCTTGGCATGAGTACTATGACATACCTCGAGTTTTTAGAGTATTTCGAATCATCAGCGGGTGGTCTTCAATGCTGAACACTATGAGTAAGatattcaaattgaaaaaaaaaattaaatggaatACCAATCCAAACTTTTGAACTATATGTGCGTATGACGTTCATTGCCTCGCTTTTTACCGAGAGTATTTTTTACTTCTGGCCTTATTTACAGGATCAGTGAGAAGTCATACACACTTGGCTTCTCATCAATGCTGGTTAAAAGAACCATGGGGACATTGACAAATCTGGACCCCAAAATGTATTTGAGGTGTATTAGTACGGTTGTTACTAAGAGTATTTCTTACTTCTAGTTTTACCTACAGGACGAATAAGAAGCCATACCTAGGTGGTTTCTCAGCAAAGTTGGTTAGACGAGCCATAAAGAAATcgataaattttgagatgtagAGTGCAGTTTTGACCCTTTCAGACTTGAACTTTATCTCCAAAAACGGCCTGTAATTCTGAGCTTGTCTGATCTCAAGATGTTCTGCATCTCATTATGGGattttaacatcaatagaacCTGGCAGAAGGGAGTTAAAACTACCAGTTATCTAACCCATTAATTTAGAAGAGAACTAGCAAATACTTTTGCTCAACATTTTGTGGATGCGGAATGTTTGGAAATAGTTGCGATTCTTATCAAGAGAAAGAGGCTACGGACACAGAGCCCTCCCTTGGAACTCGAGAATAACTTTATAACATCTTAATAAATGTCATACTAAGCTGCAACTATGATAAAATACACAGGTGAACACAATAATAAAACCTTTATAATGGCAGtggtaaaaaaagcaaaagaacaGAACAGGAAACACCAAAAATTCGTAAAGAGAGGCTACAAATAtggaaataatatttaattatcttACAGTTACATTTAGTATATGTAGTTATATAGCTTATGGTTATTATTCTTCTCAATATTATTCACATTTGTGAAAAACAGTTCATTCGATCGTTTTCCTGGGCTTAAAGTCCCTAAAATGAATAGGtcgttttatagattttaagtGAGTCACCGATTTTTGTTTATTGCTGTTGTTACGGGTAATGTACATGTGTGCATTATAATCCCTTCAGTTTTTCTTCTGGGTTAAGATGCCAagacaataaaatattgtaccATAgattttagccaaaacaaaGAATCAGTTCTTTGCATGTACAGGGGTACTAGTGGAAACCTCAAGGCTTTTATGTGTTCAGAATCTTTAGTGTGTAATCTTCAATACTAAATAATTTAAGTGTGACATCTGAATGGCGAAAAGACGATAAATAAACTATCCTAAAGACTAAAGCTATGAATGATATAACGGTAAcaatcaaaaatacaaaaacgatAAAGATAAAAACGAATTAATTGACCTCTGTCTGTTAGTATAGCAAATTGCAATCGTaactaaattttgattcttCACTAAAATAACGCACAAAATGGAACTGCTTTATCTTCTATACCTTAACTCAACTACAGttatactttttttcaatagagATTCACATGAAGCCAAAGCGACAACAAGCAAAGGCATAAAAATAGGAACTAATTTAGCGACTTCATCAACAcacattttcaaattaacataAGTTCCACATACTTGACTACACTcacttttcattttctcttgTAATTGTTTATGCTTCAAGATATTAATCCATGAAGAAACATCACAAgaacttttttcttgtttcgaCGAAGAAAGGCAGAATAAGTCATGCTTTAAAAGCTTTTCACATATTGCAATTAGACTAGCACAACGTTTACCCAGCAACGAGCCTACTAAAGTATTTTCTTGTGAAAAGCTTGGAAGTAAATCCCTTATTTTAAGTAGAATACACGATACTACTTCCAGGCGTATTTTAGAAGAATGCTTCATCAGAATCAAACTGTCAGTAgccaaaataatctaaaaaataaaagtattctGAGATGTTCCAGGACGTACAAGGGAGAGAAAGGAGGGGGATTTCAAAACAATACAATAGTTTCAATAACATCCAATTCACCCATTTTCGCTGCTTGAAAATTCCCCTTAGCTAAAATTTCTCCTTCCAGCACTAATTCATTTGTACATGCATAATGACATTAAACATTGCTAGAATACACCAGTACTCACATCCAGCATATACAATcgcaaaataatccaaagacaCATCTTCTACTTGtgttttgaactaaaaaaaatggcataCTGGATTTTGTAGAAACAGAAAAGGGTACTAAGCGATAAAGACACAGCAAGTTATCGAGTGAaggagagagacagagagaaagagagaatgGAGTAGTTTAGCTCagaaagaaataacaaaacaagATAGAAAGGTGCTAgctaaaactttattttcgaCTCATCAATTACTCTTTCACGAGGAGTTTAAATGCCTTTCTCCTCTaaagtatatatagaaaaattctgtatttataACGACAACTTAAGGTTTTTGTACttgattttaaagattttacaTAAGATTCTTATCAAAATTGCTACAACATCTTTTAGCATGTACAGCTGTtacataatttttctcttttctttcatAGTTCTCCATTAAACTAGGCTAATTTAGCAGTTCCTACAAAAATCTTCAAAACCTCAATTTTACTTTAACCTAAGACTACAAAAATATGGTTTGCCCTTTATGATACCATAGGCCAGGTTGTGgcacataaaaaatttaagctttttaacttaatttaacttacattaaaaaagatttaaattttaaaacaaaaattaagttttttaagtattgatccaaaagaaattaaaattttcgcTGCACTAAGGTCTagaaatttttcggggggggggggaagaaaatACAAGCTTACAGTCTGATACATCTCGTAATTTTAGGCCAATTTGAGAAGCACTGAAACAGAAAATGGCCGACTTCAGTTTTACACAAAAAGCAATGAAACAGAAAATGGCCGACTTcagttttactttatttttccttgtttcaGGTTTTTATCATAATACAAATAGACCTATAGCTGAAATCTGATCTTTAAATTAGACAAAACTAGAGAGTCAACAAGTCACCACCTCTTGAATACGGATCGTTAGGTCTCGACCCCAGGTTGAGCCTGGAATAATTTCATGTCTTGTTTAAGCCTTCGGAATTGTAACTCGAGAAAAATCTGAATTTACAATTCGTTTTCATTAATTACTCATTCCAACCTAATAACCAGTCTTTGCTACATCAAATATGCCACTGGTGGAACTCAAGCCTAATGCTTCCAGCAACTAGATGTAAACTCAGTCAGAGAGCTGCAATGGTATCAGGCTTAAgtgaatatattatatatttttaaactcaGATATACTTGCCATTTGAGCAGGCCAGGGTTCTATTGTCATGCATAATGTGACATGTATATTATCacaaaaaaatactactttCTAAATCTATATGAACTTGTTACTATTGAGAAAGATTAACATTCATAAGATACATAATGAAAGATAGGAAAGAGGATATTCTGTTAAAAAGCCTGCTAATGCGAAATCCTTAACTAACAAGAAAATTCCCAAACACTAATTCTTAGTTAATCTAAAATCGGGCTTTGTAAAGAATACTGCAATCATTACAGTTTGTTCCatctattttcctaaaatccatatatttttttctagttgttTCAATAATTTTAGGATCTCTCCCAAAAGGTTCCTATCTCACTCACAAAAACTTCCAATTTGTATGCCTTTtatactaattaattttttactcaCGTCATCTGATTCAATAAGACGATCAACCATACGTTCGACAATCGTCATTAGCTTTGATGTTATGATAGTCGCTCGACACGTGTCTTCCAAATCTGCCATTTCAGCCATTATTCGAACAGCACCCAATTTCTCTAAATGTCCAATTAGAGATGAACTTGTAACATCATTAGCTATCCGAGCTAAAACGGTGTCGATAGAATCACTATTTATGCGTCTTCTTAAGTTTCGTAATTTATGATATGAAATATCTGGCAGAAGGGAACAATTGGAAAGTCTTAGGATAAGACTTTTAAAATAATCTTCAGATGTACTCTGAGAAATTCCGTGCAAAGCTTGAAGAAACAGAAGATTTTTTAGGATGTgcagtcttgaagaaaaattgtaaTCCACATTCGAAGGTTcaacatctgaaaaataaagtaattagaACTAATTAAAAGAAACGTAAGGCAATCAAAACTagtcaaaacaagaaaaagaaaaaaagaggtctACAGTACTCGAACCTATACCAACCCTCTAACTGAATGTATGATTTCAAAAGCTCATACAACAGTTGTAATTTTTTCATGCCTAATTAAAGTTTAAACTGTCATACTTCACAGCCAAAATTCAAATGTCAAGCCTGGTATTAGACCCTAAAGACTTGAAGCTCAGATCTGCCCtccggagaaaaaaaaagaaaatctccaACACTTTGTGTTGGATTCAAACTTTTAAGTGggcaagggttaattttatccctttgattgccgttgttactgtctgccatttatgctacacctttccgtgcatgtgtgtcccttcacaaatgccaaactagagtcgtacctgttggaggttacCCGTACCTGGGtaacacacgcaggttgactacatgttaaattacttgaaaattttcctctcatggctatcactcgacaacgctgaactagagtcaaccctctcatgctaattcacggtgggttgggttcaacctgttggaggcTCTCTCTCTCAGGTTAATTCACGATCGCAGAAAGGGGGAAGCAgcatattgacaaatttggcaatctatttacaactgattaccc includes the following:
- the LOC136042388 gene encoding uncharacterized protein LOC136042388 isoform X1; amino-acid sequence: MSGEVDWNNFFDETQLALALNILKNKPNSVSTYEYSKKIQEELLRNQEVSNSEDVQLLKQEIDDKEKKILEVEAENHHLKAEIALASFAAEELFQFDDVEPSNVDYNFSSRLHILKNLLFLQALHGISQSTSEDYFKSLILRLSNCSLLPDISYHKLRNLRRRINSDSIDTVLARIANDVTSSSLIGHLEKLGAVRIMAEMADLEDTCRATIITSKLMTIVERMVDRLIESDDIILATDSLILMKHSSKIRLEVVSCILLKIRDLLPSFSQENTLVGSLLGKRCASLIAICEKLLKHDLFCLSSSKQEKSSCDVSSWINILKHKQLQEKMKSECSQVCGTYVNLKMCVDEVAKLVPIFMPLLVVALASCESLLKKSITVVELRYRR
- the LOC136042388 gene encoding uncharacterized protein LOC136042388 isoform X2: MQTYQQEVSNSEDVQLLKQEIDDKEKKILEVEAENHHLKAEIALASFAAEELFQFDDVEPSNVDYNFSSRLHILKNLLFLQALHGISQSTSEDYFKSLILRLSNCSLLPDISYHKLRNLRRRINSDSIDTVLARIANDVTSSSLIGHLEKLGAVRIMAEMADLEDTCRATIITSKLMTIVERMVDRLIESDDIILATDSLILMKHSSKIRLEVVSCILLKIRDLLPSFSQENTLVGSLLGKRCASLIAICEKLLKHDLFCLSSSKQEKSSCDVSSWINILKHKQLQEKMKSECSQVCGTYVNLKMCVDEVAKLVPIFMPLLVVALASCESLLKKSITVVELRYRR